Proteins co-encoded in one Acinetobacter lwoffii genomic window:
- a CDS encoding L-threonylcarbamoyladenylate synthase: MITTSVAEAAAWLKDGQVLAYPTEAVWGLGCDPYNEQAFHQILELKQRPIEKGVILLAAHLSQVEHLLQDLTEEMREKVIESWSNDKPADRATTWLLPANKDIPDWIKGHHPKVAVRVTTHPLCVALCQAFGGFIVSTSANPAGMEPARSLQDAIRYFAQNLNYLNGDLGLSQQPSRIIDAVTGVVIRD; this comes from the coding sequence ATGATCACTACCTCTGTTGCCGAAGCAGCAGCATGGCTTAAAGACGGACAAGTCTTGGCATATCCTACAGAGGCTGTTTGGGGCTTGGGTTGCGACCCCTATAATGAACAGGCATTTCATCAGATTTTAGAATTAAAACAGCGCCCGATTGAAAAAGGCGTGATTCTGCTGGCAGCTCATCTTTCACAGGTAGAACATCTGTTGCAGGATTTAACTGAAGAAATGCGTGAAAAAGTGATTGAATCCTGGAGCAATGACAAGCCTGCTGATCGCGCGACCACCTGGTTACTTCCTGCAAATAAAGACATTCCTGACTGGATTAAAGGTCATCATCCTAAAGTAGCCGTCCGCGTGACCACTCACCCGCTCTGTGTCGCATTGTGTCAGGCCTTTGGCGGTTTTATCGTTTCTACCAGTGCCAACCCTGCCGGTATGGAACCTGCCCGCTCACTGCAGGATGCGATCCGCTATTTTGCCCAGAACCTGAATTATCTGAATGGTGACCTCGGTTTAAGTCAGCAACCAAGCCGGATTATCGATGCAGTGACTGGCGTAGTTATTCGTGACTGA